The genomic window GGGCTGCAGGCTGCGCTGCAGGGGGACCTGGTCCCGCGGCATTAAGGGCGGGGCTTTACGCTATAGGGAGAGGGGCTGCGATTAGCGCAGCTTGCGCACCACGTTAATGCCGTCGCGCACCGTCAGGAAGATGTTTTCCACATCGGGGTCGGCGGCGATACGGCGGTTGAGCTCCACCAGGGTGTCGTCTATATCGGATTCGGGCTGAATGACCTTGCCGGACCAGAGCATATTGTCCAGCACTATGAGCCCGCCCGGGCGGGTCATGGTCTTGACCCGTTCGTAGTACTCAAGGTAGCTGCGCTTGTCGGCGTCGATAAAGCTGAAATCCAGCTCCAGATCCAGGGTTTCCAACGTATCCAGCGCCCGGCCGAAGATCACCTCGATCTTGTGGCCGTGCTCGCTGCGATCAAAAAATCCCTGGGCGAACTCAATGGCACGGGGGTTGGTTTCACAGCAGATCAGGCGGCCGTCGTCGGGCATGCCTTCTGCGATCGACAGCGCCGAATAGCCGGTGAACATGCCGATTTCCAGCGCGACTTTGGGTTGTGCCAGCGCCACCAGCATTTTCAGTGTGCGCCCCACCAGGCGGCCCGACAGTTTCTGCGGCCAGCCCATGTTTTCGTTGGTGGCATCGATCAGCTCCTGCAGTAATGCAGGCTCTGCGCCGGTGCTGATAAAGGCGTAGTCTTCAATGGCTTCGTGGACGAGAAAGTCGGTCATGGCAAGGCGCGCACTGTCATTTACAAGGGGGCGCCATTCTAGCAGCCTGTCGGACTTAACGTTAATCTACTGCGGAAAAGCCGATTTTGGTCATTTCCCGCGCTCTTTTTCGTTAAATAGAACCACTATTCGTCTCAAAAGAGCT from Marinobacterium aestuarii includes these protein-coding regions:
- a CDS encoding O-methyltransferase is translated as MTDFLVHEAIEDYAFISTGAEPALLQELIDATNENMGWPQKLSGRLVGRTLKMLVALAQPKVALEIGMFTGYSALSIAEGMPDDGRLICCETNPRAIEFAQGFFDRSEHGHKIEVIFGRALDTLETLDLELDFSFIDADKRSYLEYYERVKTMTRPGGLIVLDNMLWSGKVIQPESDIDDTLVELNRRIAADPDVENIFLTVRDGINVVRKLR